Below is a window of Prosthecochloris sp. GSB1 DNA.
CGGTTGCCAGGACAATGGTCAGGTCGCTGATCCTGCGCATGAATGCTTCTTTCTGCTCCCTGTACAGGCTTGCGATGACGATTACCGCGGCATTGTTTGCCAGCAGGAAATAGGTGGATGCCGGGAGGATTTTCGTTATGGTGAAAGAAAAGATGGTCAATCCCGAGATCAGGCTTGCGACGATAAGCAGTTTTTTCGTTTGAGGAAAGGACAAGGTGTTTGCGATTGTTCTGATGCCGCCCATGAGGTCGCCCCGGCGGTCGCGCATGTCCCACATGACTTCGATAAAGAAGGCGCAGAGAAACACGTATCCCCAGCAGAGCCAGGCAGGCAGAGAAAGTGACCGGCCTTCGAAAAACAGGGGCAGAAAGACGAGCGCCGTCGCCCAGTCAAGCGGAGGAGCAAGGTTTTTCACGATGTAGATGTCTTTCAGCCTGCGGGCGCCGTTCAGGCGTCGGGAGAGAAATTTCGGGAAGCATTTGTGATTGTACAGAAAACCGATGACGATGATGAGCACCGTCGTCCAGAAGGCCGGTTGTCCGAATTGAAAGGCTATGACGAGTGAAAGGATGGAGGCCGGGTAGAACGTGAGATAGGTAATGATTTGGCGGTTTTCGAGAGCGTTTTTCAGGCCTTCGGGATCGTTTCCGGCATCTTCGATGTCATCGGTAAGA
It encodes the following:
- a CDS encoding UbiA family prenyltransferase, with product MPNYFFRNKLHLSILSALGAASWSIYFTIPVNGWVVLCVFLLTFSIYQDNRLTDDIEDAGNDPEGLKNALENRQIITYLTFYPASILSLVIAFQFGQPAFWTTVLIIVIGFLYNHKCFPKFLSRRLNGARRLKDIYIVKNLAPPLDWATALVFLPLFFEGRSLSLPAWLCWGYVFLCAFFIEVMWDMRDRRGDLMGGIRTIANTLSFPQTKKLLIVASLISGLTIFSFTITKILPASTYFLLANNAAVIVIASLYREQKEAFMRRISDLTIVLATVLFLSFGLIASFSNQPIF